In Candidatus Nitrosotalea sinensis, the sequence AAGGTTCTTGATAGATATGTGTACTGCTACAACAGCATTGAGTCCTAGTGAATCTTGTGGTGGTTTATAGTCTGTTTGGAATTGCTTTATTGCGTTGTTATTAGAGTCTGCTACATAGACATAGTTGTTGCTGTCTACTGCAACACTGATTGGGCCGTCAAGACTATTGGTGAGTGTTTGAATATAGTTTCCATTTTTATCAAACTTTTGTACTCTATCATTTTGTACATCTGCAACATACACGTTGTTGAATATTTTATCAATTGCAATGCCTGTTGGACTGTTAAATTGTGTGTTTCCATTACCTGTAGATCCAAATGAACTCTTGTATGTTGCACTTGAATCAAAGATCTCAACTCTGTCATTTCCGGCATCTGTAACATAGACATACCCTGTACCGTTTACTGCAACTCCCATCGGTCCCAGGAATTGCCCAGTACCAGTACCACTAGAGCCAAATGTTCTGAGATAATTTCCATGAGTGTCAAATTCTTGTACCCTATCATTTCCTGTATCTGCAACATAGATGTTATTGGATGAGTCTATTGCAATTCCTGTTGGAGATGAAAATTGGTTATTTCCATTTCCACTTACACCCGTACCAATATTTCCAACAACAGTCCAAGCAGAATTGTATATGTCGATTTGGTTTGTGTTAGTATTTACTGCATAGGTATACCCTGTGCTGTTTACTGCAACTCCAAAGTAACTAAGACCGGTAGAATTATGCTGTAGTACACCATTTGAATTTGATATTGCTACATAACCATTGTTGCTATAGATGAAATCATTAGAACTATCAAATGTTATGCTGAGTGGAATATTAGCAGAGATTGGACTAGACATGGCTGCATTGTTATTTGCATATGCAACAGAATCTCCAAACTGGAACATTAGGTGATGTTTACCAAAGGTTATCACATGAGATGTTTCATATCCGGTTTGATTGCTAGAATAGTTATGGTAAATAATGGAATTGCCCTGTCTTGTTACATTAAGCCCAGTTGTACCATTATTCAAGAGTAGGAATTGTAGGTCTGCAGGAGTTGCATTTCCAAATTGTGTTCCATTAATTCCAGTAATGTTTAGATCTGCAGTACCAGTAGTGGTAAAGTATACAGTCCAGTTTCCTCCCTGTATTGGGTATGACTGGACGTTTATGACATTGATTTGTGCCTGTATCTCGAAATCTTGTGCGGATAATTTTGGCACAGTCCATTGCATCTGGTCTGCTATACCGTTGCCATTAGTATCTACTAGCTTTACGTTAAATCTAGGATCGTGTGTGACATCTGTCTTGGAACCATTAATCAACCAGTATAGCTTGAATGGTACTCCTTTCTTTACAAGATCCTCAGAGATATTTGAGAATGAGGTTACGTTGGTATAGTGCAAGGTAGAATTGTGTTCAACAGTGACCAATTTATCAAACGTCGACTTTGTTGAGACATCTTTTTCTACTGTATATGGGGCCGGAGTTGTAAATTGGATGTTATATTTTTGTGCGGTGTCATTGACCAGAATTAGTTTTGTAGGTTTGTTTTTCTGTACAGAGCCAGGAAGGTCACTTAGAGATGCTATTGGAGTGGTGTCATTGTTTATAGTAACAGACTTGGTTGCAGAGTCCATTTGAGTATTATTTGTATCATTAACAAATTCTAGTTTAGATGCCTTTACCTTTTTGATATCAGTATTATTTGAGATGCCAGCAAGGCCTGATAAAGGCGCATTTGTCTGTGATAAAGTGGCATTAGACGAATATACAGTGGATACATGTGTACTGTTGATTGCTTCTATTTTTGTAATCTTGGCATCTTGTGGAAGTTCTACTGCTACTTTGTCAGTTTGATTGGATAAAGTCACATTTTGAGTCCAAGTTACTGGTTTATTGATCTGGATTGGAGCATGCTTCAACGTAAGATCAGTAACAATTGTTGTGTTGTCAAGGGTAGAGTTGGTTGGAAGCAAGGGTTGTGTTGCATTAGAGTATTGGAATGACATGGTAGAGTTGGAATATTGGAATGATATGGTGGAATTGGTTGTTTTCTGCCCAAGTGATACAGCATTTAGGTTGAGAGGATTGTTATTGACAGAACCAAGGTGTGCGATTTGTTCCTGACTTAGTAATGAATCATATAGTTTGACGCTCTGAATTGAACCTGAGAATTCATTTGTAGAGTGTCCTCTTAGGGTATTAAGATAGGCACCAATGATTACATCTGCATTGGAAGATAGGTTATCTACAGTCTTTGTTTCCAGTTTTCCATTTATGGCAATATAAGGCACTCCTGAAATATGTGCAGTGGATTGTAATGTGCCATTTACATAGATGCTGATAGAGGTACCGTTGAATGTTGCTGCAATATTAGTCCAGTTCTCGCCAATTGGAAGTGTAGAGTTTACGGTATTCCACTTTACACCATCAAAGATAGAAAATATGGCTATTTTTTGTGGTGGGAGCACATTATTTATTGCAAGTATAAACTGATTCTCTTTACTTACTATGGTAAATTGTGGAGATCCCTGGCTATAATCTGGCTTTACCCATGATGATATGGTAAAGTTGGACAGGTTTCTTGTGGAATTGACATTCTCAGATAGATAGCCTGTTCCAGTTAGTTTCAAAGATACAATTCCAGTATCGTTTCGTATTTTTGCATATCCTGTAGTTGTAGAGTTTTGTGCACCCAAGTTAAATTGCCATGATTTTGTTGCATTTGGAAGAGATGGTGTTCCTGTTGTTTGGTTTACAGATTTGGTAGGATTGGTTGCAACAGGTTGAGTGGAATTAGAGTATTGGAATGATGGTAGTAGATGAGTTGCATTAGAATACTGGAATGAAGGTGAGACAGTGGAATTAGAGTATTGGAATGATGGTAGTAGATGAGTTGCATTAGAATACTGGAATGAAGGTGAGACAGTGGAATTAGAGTATTGGAATGATGGTAGTAGATGAGTTGCATTAGAATACTGGAATGAAGGTGAGACAGTGGAATTGGTTTCTTCCGCATATACAGTTCCCAGGAATATGGGAGATATTGACAAAGGAGTAACCACAATTGAGGAGATAATAATTACAACAAAGCAAAATGAAAGAATTTGCTTGATTTGTGGTGTTCGGAATTTGTTTCCTTCAGAGCGTAGTAAAATATATCCTGAAAGAGGAATTAGTAAAATCAAGATGGTCGGATTTTTAGGATCGCTTGTTACATGAGCAAATTTTATAATTTCATTTGCAGATGAGCTAGAAAATACACTAAGATCATTTTCAAGAGTTACAAAAGAATTTGAAATAATTGTATAGGAATTATGTAGTATGGAGATGTTCTGGATACCATAAAACTGGCCAACATATTTGGTATCAAATCCAAATAGACTAGTTGTTGATTGTGATCCTAACCAAGAAATATTTTGTAGATCATTGGATATCTTTTGATTCTTTAATCGTTTAGATCCTAATCTATCAGTGATCATTTTTTCATTAAGGTTTTGTTTTGCAATGGTCAATACAATTTTTGAATTATTATTTTCAACAAGTCCAATATTTTCAGATAGACTTACAATATGATTATTGATTGTAGGCGGTTGATTTGATGGATTATTTTGTTTTCCATGATTTTCTGACATTCCAATATTTTCAGACAATGATATCTGGTAACTTTTTGACACATGTTGTTCAGATGATTGCATAGAAATAGAATTTCCAAATGGAATTTGTTTTGAGTTATCAGAGCCAACTACATTATCTGCACTTGCAGCTGACAGCGATGAAATTACAAGTAAGAAAATAACAAAGAGAGAAATTATTTTTAGTTGCAAGGTAGTTCCTCCTTGTGTTTTATTGAATTGGTAAAACTGCATTCATTCCTAGTTAGAATTACAGTGGCTGTGTAAAATGACGGTAGACCTGTAGAATCTACAATTACCATTGGAGGTACTAGTATACTAGAAGTGAGTATCCTACCAATCATAATTTATTTAAATTTGCATTAACATTAAGAGGGGTGGAAATAACGCTGGGATCTACATTCCAACTTGGAAAAACGGGTTTTAGCCCAGTCCATTCTGGAATAGCTAAATTTTGTCAAAAAATGAGTTTTTTGATTACAAAATCATTTACGGATCGCGATTTCACAATAGTACATGATTTGATGTCAGTTTTTCTCAGTTTCAGCAAAATATGAAAAATCAAAATGCATCAATAATCCATGCAGATGAAATAACTTATTGAAAAATTATTTGTATCATGTAAATTAAAAGATATTCAAATGTTCTATTACTAGAGAAAGCATATTAGAGAATAATACAAATTTATTAATGACACCAATGCAATATTTTCCGGTACAATCATAAAATAATATTGATATAAAATTTTATGATAACATAGTTTTCATAAATTAATTAGTTATATTAGTAAAAATGCCATTTTAAATATTTTAGAGCAACAATCGAATTTAAAAAATAATAATACTATTGGAAATAACAGGCTAAAGACTAATACAATAAGAATTTCTTTAGGAAAATTTTTATCAAATGAATTTATATAAAAAAAATATAGATACCCTCATTTGTTGTATGAAGACATATCAAACATTGATTTCATTTACAACATATTTCATCTACTTTTTATTTACTAATACAAATAAGATGTAATGAAATTAAAATAGCAGTGTAGTGATGTTTGAATGATTATCATATATGTATATGTTATATCCGATACATCCAATATTGAACTGAATTATTTGAATAAAGAAATACTATATTCAAATTAAAAAATCAGATATTGATTATTCTAATTCAAAATGCAATTCAAGAAAAATATGAATTTCAAATCACAAAACAAGATTAGTATGAAATTGTTAAATTAGAAAAATATTTAGAGTATCATAAGAGAATAAACCGTAAGTTATCATTTGTAAGAAAATTATTATCATTTACATATGAATAATACAAAGAATATGTCTTTGCAAGTAGATTATAACTAAAGTAGACATAAAACCTCACACAAATTAATTCATAGTAAAAATAGATTAGAATGACATGATTTCATTGTACTAGAAATACCCATGAGAGTATTATAATTTAGATTTGTGAGCAATGATACATTGTCTAAGTAAGATTAGACAAAAATTTTGTACAAATGTTTGAGAGTATCCCTACGTAAATCACATAATTCACTGAGAAATACAATCAATTGTAAATGACATAATTATAGAGAAGGTTATTTTCTGGAATTGAAAATTTATAAATTTCTTAATTTACTTTGTACACAAATTTTTACACTCTAAACATGAAATAAAATCTTCAATTTGAAGAAATTGTGTTTATTTTTCATGTGAAAAAATAACAATAAAGTACTAGCTCCTATAGTCCTTGCAGAAGAATAATCTGATATACACATTGGCTTTACATGGAAAGTAACTAACAATTGTTTTACCTAGATTGCATAGAATCATTAAGACATCTTAATTTATCAGTGATAAAGACAGTTCTTTGTTGAATTTCAAGATAATTACAATAATTATTGGGGTTGCAATTATAATATCTGCTCTAGTAATATTAGGGCCTATTACTAAACCTGCTACAGACAGTAATGACCAGTACATAACTAAAGGTAGCATAAGTCATTCTGCTGTAAATTTTACGTTACCTGCCAATTACACATCAATTCAGCTTCTTGATTATTGCTCACAGAGTCAATCTCTAGTATATGATGATAATTGTTTACGTGGTCTATGGGATGTTAATGATGAATGTAAAAATGGCAATTTCTCATCAACAAATTCCGTATGCCAAGACCCAAGACTTGGACAATTTGAAGATAAGGTAAATGCATACATGAAAGAACTAGATAATTCGTTGACAAAGATGGTCAATTCATGCATTAATGTGACATCGGACAATGATATCCATTCTTGCTCAGATAACATGGAGAGAATAAAAAATGATTGTTCAGATCCAAGATTGTTTTCCATGTGGTCAGTATGCACTGATCCTAAGATAGATCAATTTAATGAAAAATTCAAAGAAACCCTATCAAAGACTAATTCTCAATAATTTTAATGAATGTAGTATTGATTCAGCACTAATTGTACAAATTCTGCAGCCATTTCAAACTAAATCATTCTAGTTATTCTATAACAGCCATGTGTACCACATGTGGATAGTTGTGATGAATCTGATCATATAATACAATATCATATGATTAACTTTGAATAATTTCTACAAAATCAATTGCTTAGATTATTTTCAACATGCGAAATTAAATGACTAGGCAAAATTTCATCAGAATTAAAAGAACTAATCTAATAGTTTAACAAATGAATTATTTGTTAACTTGTTTGTTATATCAAAGCGTAAAAATTATTTATCCTTTTATTCTAACTAACAACTCGTAAACTGATGTTGCAGCACTATTTATTGTCGGACTAGTTCCATACGTTGATGGGAGTGCATTAGTACAGCAGGTATATGTTGCAGTATATCCAGTAGCAGTTTCAACAGCACCCATTGTACTAACCATTCCAAGAATATTGGGTATTGCAGCAACCGGTATCGCCCTTAGTGTAGGTAATGTAGCTTTGCATGAAATTGCCAACCAATACATATTTCCACCATATAGTGTAATAGGTGAACCAAAGGTGGTTGTTTTGACGCCTGTTGCTGTTGTAGCAACTGAACCTGAGTCACTACCACTTACCAAGAATTCAGGTTGTTGATTTCCATTGTCAGTATAGATTCCTTGTCTACATGCAGATGTTGCTCCAGAGGTAGTAACTTCAAATTGTTCTGCATCAATTGTAATTGTTTTTGGTACTACGAATGGATAAGCATTAAGAGTAGCTACTCCTGCCAAGGTAGTTGCAGTATAAGTCATTGTACCTGCACCATACCAACGATTCATTGTAGAACCGCTTGTTCTAAACGAATTAATGTCATCACTTGTACGATCTATTCTTAGCCAATTACTACCGTCAGATTGTATTGTCATCGTACCGCCGTTATTAAAAATACTCAGTGTAGCATTTCCACCTATTGTTTGTGAGTTAGATGGAACAATCGTCAACACATTACCTGATGTATCGTCCTTTTTAATCCAATAAATTTTTCCTTTCAGTGTTGTCGCATCAGGCAAATTGAGTATTGTAGGATTTGTGCTTGTTGTGTTAACGTCTATGACATCATCAGTTGTTGCTGCAGTATATCCACTAGTAGTTTTTTTAATAGTTCCAGTACTAAGTCCTTTTACAAACAATGTATTAGTAAAATTATTATTTTGCGTAAAGGTTTGAGCCAAACCCAAGGTAGCAAGTGTATCAGTTCCAGTAGTTACTGGCAGGTTCAGGGTACGGTTTGCTGTTACTGCACCGCCTGCTAGAGTAGTTGCAAAGGTATTGGCAGGATTTCTAACTATGATTCCAGTATTGCCAAACTTGTCAGTTGTACTTGAACCAAAGTCTTGATTACTAGTCCAGATTTGGGCCAATCCCAGGGTGGCAAGTGTATCAGTTCCAGTAGTTACTGGCAGGTTCAGGGTACGGTTTGCTGTTACTGCACCGCCTGCTATTGTTGTTGCAAAGGTATTGGCAGGGTTTCTAACTATGATTCCAGTATT encodes:
- a CDS encoding LamG-like jellyroll fold domain-containing protein, translating into MQLKIISLFVIFLLVISSLSAASADNVVGSDNSKQIPFGNSISMQSSEQHVSKSYQISLSENIGMSENHGKQNNPSNQPPTINNHIVSLSENIGLVENNNSKIVLTIAKQNLNEKMITDRLGSKRLKNQKISNDLQNISWLGSQSTTSLFGFDTKYVGQFYGIQNISILHNSYTIISNSFVTLENDLSVFSSSSANEIIKFAHVTSDPKNPTILILLIPLSGYILLRSEGNKFRTPQIKQILSFCFVVIIISSIVVTPLSISPIFLGTVYAEETNSTVSPSFQYSNATHLLPSFQYSNSTVSPSFQYSNATHLLPSFQYSNSTVSPSFQYSNATHLLPSFQYSNSTQPVATNPTKSVNQTTGTPSLPNATKSWQFNLGAQNSTTTGYAKIRNDTGIVSLKLTGTGYLSENVNSTRNLSNFTISSWVKPDYSQGSPQFTIVSKENQFILAINNVLPPQKIAIFSIFDGVKWNTVNSTLPIGENWTNIAATFNGTSISIYVNGTLQSTAHISGVPYIAINGKLETKTVDNLSSNADVIIGAYLNTLRGHSTNEFSGSIQSVKLYDSLLSQEQIAHLGSVNNNPLNLNAVSLGQKTTNSTISFQYSNSTMSFQYSNATQPLLPTNSTLDNTTIVTDLTLKHAPIQINKPVTWTQNVTLSNQTDKVAVELPQDAKITKIEAINSTHVSTVYSSNATLSQTNAPLSGLAGISNNTDIKKVKASKLEFVNDTNNTQMDSATKSVTINNDTTPIASLSDLPGSVQKNKPTKLILVNDTAQKYNIQFTTPAPYTVEKDVSTKSTFDKLVTVEHNSTLHYTNVTSFSNISEDLVKKGVPFKLYWLINGSKTDVTHDPRFNVKLVDTNGNGIADQMQWTVPKLSAQDFEIQAQINVINVQSYPIQGGNWTVYFTTTGTADLNITGINGTQFGNATPADLQFLLLNNGTTGLNVTRQGNSIIYHNYSSNQTGYETSHVITFGKHHLMFQFGDSVAYANNNAAMSSPISANIPLSITFDSSNDFIYSNNGYVAISNSNGVLQHNSTGLSYFGVAVNSTGYTYAVNTNTNQIDIYNSAWTVVGNIGTGVSGNGNNQFSSPTGIAIDSSNNIYVADTGNDRVQEFDTHGNYLRTFGSSGTGTGQFLGPMGVAVNGTGYVYVTDAGNDRVEIFDSSATYKSSFGSTGNGNTQFNSPTGIAIDKIFNNVYVADVQNDRVQKFDKNGNYIQTLTNSLDGPISVAVDSNNYVYVADSNNNAIKQFQTDYKPPQDSLGLNAVVAVHISIKNLQDSLGLNDNTVNPHVSSQTKPLSDSLGLNDNTVNPHVSSQECSRLTHTQRQYSQCTKYTHKITLRFPITQ